A DNA window from Aspergillus nidulans FGSC A4 chromosome I contains the following coding sequences:
- a CDS encoding KH domain protein (transcript_id=CADANIAT00006660), producing the protein MHKITNFTGQARHGWERMTPTFGMSRPHAELASHSLRRPHGAPPMTPPTGIDPTVNLSFNVPFSSTLAGPDVDDVLHASPKALQRWSFPEGTPEGTPIHQLPVHTSNVEALRILCRQITESSNGRVEALVSSSEPKTVPSLQRRPQRLATNVCITGDGETVRKMRAKILNDTPILLRCATVDVDTHLITDNQTKEVRPPVLEHLDTLAAYTGTDIFLLTPKLRDNDSAVVSSYGYATDNGLDQRFRVCIYGDMESTEHAKTRVLIMIDQILKRHVDAVKLDLTTHTLVCGRTRKNIKLIEAATGTAIYFPPPFPRIFGYIPPGAHRRSEDEVYITGETQEQIARAKQKLHELVMGVKVYVKDVVVNSNKIDNILLDRLDKVRKVMEMNGSYVLFPQLGSQRGIVRIQGTDVLHVERTVREIMALAGQFYSASWWILVPDPTPGAVRTPTHAEVRTMLSDICTNSGAEVSFDNLNFTINGSDDAVKAAMTVINQIPFVQRSQYQMRVKIELANEHKEFVSGKKNGKINKIMGQSNVQIIFDGFNEYNFYIDVCGNQFESTKSGLDLVEQEMPASISFHVPDQYHKRIIGIGGQHIQRIMKKYSVFVKFSNAMDRGGMGKDDDDIKVDNVICRTPARNAQSLDLVKQEIMDMVEKVDAEYVSERVVINRLYHRELLARMPEIDELEKKWNCKIEFPSTELASDVVTISGPEYQVPQAVDALLGMVPESHELLFQSSPELREFFRGADFREDVCAKLKDQYEVDTTVDIPDVQATENGSDSPAFPPEDRVILGYTRNNAGGLKDAIDFLISRLVAHGLDATTVKGAIPRPKSDSFEESLPFFDSKLLQHAPTPIATDSPTRPSFTDETSERGSIFERLRKPGSISSFSSFIGRKNHSASPASFFKHASSNASKASLVSMESRDSGYRNPWNDSGVNLPEDDLPALGSSHSHSSSNGWPARFDTKFPFGTAPGDMTPKHELRASFDSGRPSTSNSTSGYPAPIGPPR; encoded by the exons ATGCACAAGATCACCAATTTCACGGGCCAGGCCCGTCATGGTTGGGAGCGAATGACACCGACGTTTGGCATGTCGCGGCCTCATGCAGAGTTGGCTTCCCACTCGCTTCGACGGCCCCATGGCGCACCTCCGATGACTCCGCCGACCGGTATCGATCCTACCGTCAACCTCTCCTTCAATGTGCCGTTTTCCTCGACTCTCGCCGGTCCAGATGTGGATGATGTACTGCACGCGAGCCCCAAGGCTCTCCAGCGGTGGTCGTTTCCTGAGGGCACCCCCGAAGGCACGCCCATCCACCAGCTGCCCGTCCACACCAGCAACGTCGAAGCCCTACGGATACTGTGCCGTCAAATCACCGAAAGCAGCAATGGGAGGGTCGAGGCACTGGTCAGCTCGTCGGAGCCCAAGACCGTTCCGTCTCTACAACGTCGGCCGCAAAGATTGGCTACCAATGTCTGCATCACCGGTGACGGGGAGACTGTGCGAAAAATGCGAGCCAAAATCCTGAATGATACGCCTATCTTGCTG CGATGTGCGACCGTTGACGTTGATACGCATCTCATCACGGATAACCAGACCAAGGAGGTCCGACCGCCTGTCCTGGAGCACCTGGACACTTTAGCCGCCTATACTGGCACGGATATCTTTCTCCTCACTCCCAAGCTTCGTGATAACGATAGTGCCGTTGTCTCCTCGTATGGGTACGCCACAGACAATGGATTGGATCAACGTTTCCGGGTTTGCATCTATGGCGATATGGAGAGCACGGAACATGCCAAGACAAGGGTTCTGATCATGATCGATCAAATT CTCAAACGTCACGTCGATGCCGTGAAACTGGATCTCACCACCCACACTCTGGTCTGTGGTCGCACTCGCAAGAATATCAAGCTCATCGAAGCCGCCACTGGCACAGCCATCTATTTTCCTCCTCCGTTTCCGCGCATCTTCGGTTACATCCCCCCAGGCGCCCACCGTCGTAGTGAAGACGAAGTTTACATCACGGGCGAGACTCAGGAACAAATTGCTCGGGCTAAGCAGAAGCTGCATGAGCTGGTGATGGGTGTGAAAGTCTATGTCAAGGATGTGGTTGTCAACTCCAACAAAATCGACAACATCCTGCTTGACCGGTTGGACAAGGTCCGGAAGGTCATGGAAATGAATGGTTCCTACGTGCTTTTCCCGCAGTTGGGCAGCCAGCGAGGTATCGTACGTATTCAAGGGACTGATGTGCTGCACGTTGAGCGAACTGTTAGGGAGATCATGGCATTG GCCGGCCAATTTTACAGTGCTTCGTGGTGGATTCTCGTGCCCGACCCGACCCCGGGTGCTGTTCGAACCCCCACTCATGCGGAAGTGCGGACAATGCTCTCCGACATCTGCACCAATTCCGGCGCTGAAGTTAGCTTCGACAACCTGAACTTCACCATTAACGGATCCGACGACGCTGTCAAGGCCGCTATGACGGTCATCAATCAGATCCCCTTCGTTCAGCGCAGCCAGTATCAGATGCGTGTAAAGATTGAGTTAGCGAACGAGCACAAGGAGTTCGTTAgcggcaagaagaacggcAAGATCAACAAGATCATGGGCCAAA GCAACGTACAAATTAtctttgatggcttcaaCGAGTACAACTTCTACATTGATGTTTGTGGAAACCAGTTTGAGTCGACCAAGAGCGgtcttgatcttgtcgagcaGGAAATGCCGGCGTCAATTTCCTTCCACGTCCCTGACCAATATCACAAGCGTATCATCGGTATTGGTGGACAACACATTCAGCGGATCATGAAGAAGTACTCTGTCTTTGTGAAGTTCTCTAATGCCATGGATCGCGGCGGTATGGGCaaagacgacgatgatattAAGGTTGACAATGTCATCTGCCGGACCCCTGCACGAAACGCGCAGAGTCTTGACTTGGTCAAACAGGAGATCATGGACATGGTCGAGAAAGTTGATGCCGAGTACGTTTCAGAGCGCGTGGTGATCAACCGACTGTATCACCGTGAACTGCTTGCCCGCATGCCGGAGATCGACGAACTCGAAAAGAAGTGGAACTGCAAGATCGAGTTTCCCAGCACAGAGCTTGCAAGCGATGTCGTTACAATTTCTGGTCCTGAGTATCAGGTCCCGCAAGCCGTCGACGCCTTGCTGGGAATGGTGCCTGAAAGCCATGAACTTCTGTTCCAGAGTTCACCGGAGCTGCGAGAATTTTTCAGAGGTGCAGATTTTCGCGAGGACGTTTGCGCCAAACTCAAGGATCAGTACGAGGTTGATACCACTGTGGATATCCCCGATGTGCAGGCTACTGAAAACGGATCGGATTCGCCCGCGTTTCCTCCTGAGGACCGCGTGATACTTGGGTACACGCGCAACAATGCTGGCGGTCTGAAAGACGCAATTGACTTCTTGATCTCTCGACTTGTCGCGCATGGACTCGATGCTACCACGGTTAAAGGGGCCATCCCGCGGCCCAAGTCTGACTCCTTCGAAGAGTCCTTACCGTTCTTTGACTCGAAGCTGTTGCAGCATGCTCCCACTCCGATCGCTACAGACTCTCCCACCCGGCCCAGTTTCACTGACGAGACGAGTGAGCGTGGGTCAATCTTCGAGCGACTCAGGAAACCCGGCAGCAtctcttcgttttcttcaTTCATCGGCCGCAAGAACCATTCCGCCTCCCCGGCTTCATTCTTCAAGCACGCCTCCAGCAATGCATCAAAGGCATCTCTGGTTTCCATGGAATCCCGGGATAGCGGCTACCGCAACCCGTGGAATGACTCTGGTGTGAACCTCCCCGAGGATGACCTGCCCGCCCTCGGAAGTTcccacagccacagcagtAGCAATGGCTGGCCCGCGCGCTTTGACACGAAATTTCCATTCGGTACCGCGCCGGGAGACATGACACCCAAGCATGAGCTCCGCGCATCTTTTGATAGTGGTCGTCCTAGCACTTCCAATTCTACTTCTGGATACCCGGCCCCTATTGGGCCACCGCGTTAA
- a CDS encoding uncharacterized protein (transcript_id=CADANIAT00006659): protein MQEAIEQAGSVFTGWISTCLFCLDSNGDGERAHHQQAIKQRGAEREMQICHSQPHLVPPMKLVVYDDLPSPGPPSPSSSFPSWIMDEGRNLVSRASIRASMSFRRRSTAPLRISAPTDFRVVAGTSSTLPTRALSTAPAQRPYRPLELSFQDPANRLPELPRFSDFNFDFGLDNDQPQAAAIARPPKAFSFMTDASYQSRPQTFISHTRQPSSSFSVPRKPVGSGSRRSSLATLELLMERKTPNPTPTRHPLIPHFSVRSSTASVATGLATITFPSPSPPIWLDSTVGVGSPPLSNNTPSRALQSHDATASASTIHKTLKPATSQSQYLTQSKSLPSFPIRNKTYERVSSPVDTGMGIDVDTQHHPFSATMPMTTPNLSLPPSRSSRVTQWLLQQTTAISTAPKTPTSAPPPTFPFAPPSSSSRKPSLSLSSSLSDKLSMRIRSRTLSGSTIAPSTPTVPVPVPVPAGAKTTVVSDPPSPPSRATTATARTSTLDSRIEKEFEIPGPYSYASTYPFPRQARSQTQSSTQPQFHPAPTIHEVQQQTNLNLDYYAYGHNHHPDNDHDHHRQSAIGVAF, encoded by the exons ATGCAGGAGGCAATTGAGCAAGCAGGGTCCGTATTCACTGGATGGATCTCAACCTGCTTGTTCTGCCTCGACTCAAACGGCGATGGTGAGCGCGCCCaccatcagcaagccatAAAGCAAAGAG GTGCTGAGCGAGAGATGCAAATATGCCACTCTCAGCCTCACCTTGTCCCTCCCATGAAATTGGTCGTCTACGACGACCTCCCCAGCCCAGGTCCACCATCTCCGTCATCATCATTCCCATCTTGGATTATGGACGAGGGCAGGAACCTCGTCTCGCGAGCCTCTATTCGGGCAAGCATGTCGTTTAGACGCAGGTCAACCGCTCCACTGAGGATTAGCGCACCAACAGACTTTAGAGTGGTAGCAGGGACAAGCTCAACTCTGCCGACTCGTgccctctcaacagccccagCTCAAAGGCCGTACCGTCCCCTAGAGCTGAGTTTCCAAGACCCAGCAAACAGGCTACCTGAACTCCCCCGCTTCAGTGACTTCAACTTCGACTTCGGACTTGACAACGACCAACCACAGGCAGCAGCTATCGCTCGGCCGCCGAAAGCATTCTCCTTTATGACGGATGCTTCCTATCAAAGTCGACCACAAACGTTCATCTCTCATACTCGCCAGCCGTCGTCCTCATTCAGTGTGCCTCGAAAGCCCGTGGGGTCTGGGTCTCGTCGGTCGTCACTTGCGACTCTCGAATTGCTCATGGAGAGGAAGACTCCCAACCCTACGCCTACGAGGCACCCTCTCATTCCGCACTTCTCTGTTCGCTCTTCTACTGCCTCTGTCGCCACTGGCCTGGCTACGATCACTTTTccatccccttcccctcctaTTTGGCTGGATTCAACTGTGGGTGTGGGAAGTCCGCCTCTATCAAACAATACCCCTTCCCGAGCGTTACAGTCACACGATGCCACCGCATCTGCATCAACCATCCACAAAACCCTCAAGCCGGCAACATCACAGTCCCAGTACCTGACCCAAAGCAAATCCCTGCCGTCCTTCCCCATTCGCAACAAGACCTACGAACGTGTTTCATCCCCAGTGGACACAGGTATGGGTATTGATGTAGATACTCAACACCATCCATTCTCAGCAACCATGCCCATGACGACACCTAACCTGTCCCTTCCCCCATCCCGCTCCAGTCGTGTAACGCAATGGCTCCTACAACAAACCACTGCGATATCCACGGCGCCTAAAACGCCTACCTCCGCGCCTCCCCCAACCTTCCCATTCGCGcccccatcatcatcctcccGCAAGCCAAGCTTGAGCCTAAGTTCAAGTTTAAGCGACAAGCTCTCCATGCGTATCCGCTCTCGTACTCTAAGCGGGTCGACTATTGCGCCGTCCACGCCAACTGTGCCCGTGCCTGTACCTGTACCAGCCGGTGCCAAAACAACCGTGGTGTCAGATCCGCCGTCGCCCCCCTCACGAGCAACCACAGCGACAGCACGCACGTCCACGCTCGATTCCCgcattgagaaggagtttgAGATACCCGGGCCTTACTCATATGCATCCACATACCCCTTCCCTCGACAAGCACGGTCTCAGACACAGTCAAGCACCCAGCCCCAATTCCACCCGGCACCAACAATCCACGAGGTGCAGCAGCAAACCAACCTGAACTTGGATTACTATGCCTATGGCCACAACCATCACCCGGATAATGATCATGATCACCACCGACAATCCGCTATCGGCGTGGCCTTTTGA